Within the Chlorocebus sabaeus isolate Y175 chromosome 19, mChlSab1.0.hap1, whole genome shotgun sequence genome, the region gtgtgcacacacacacacgccaacTGTCCTGTTTGCTCTCCTGTCCCATTTCCGAATCCTCTCCTCCTCACTGGAGCTTGGAAATATAGTGAAGGACTCAGGCGTAGGAATGAAGGGCACCCTATTCCAGTGTCAGAGGGCACCTCAATGTGTTCCTCAGGACCCTGAAGCCAGAAGCCTCCAGCCTACCCCTAGGAGGTACTTCAGGAACAAATTCTTCAAACACTGGCTTCAGAGTCTCTTTTCAAATGCTGTTTTTGGACCTCAGACCTCGAAGTCACAGCAGCACCCCTTCCTCTTCCCACACAAGGTCTGCCCAGATCTTCAATGCCCACCACCCCTCATTTCCTTGCCCTTGCACCCTGGGGCTTCCTGAGCTCAGGGGAGCTCCAGCCCAGCTGCTCTGAAGAATCCTGTGTGCTAACAGCTCCCCACTGATAGTCGGAATGCGAGTACGGGGCTTCAGACTCACCTTCCTGCCAGACACTTCTACATTTCACCTTGACACTTCTCTCTTCCTATAAATGAACTCAGGTGACATCCAGCTCTGTTTAGCCCTCAGCCTCTCTCCATACACAGGGACAGCTCATCAGACGAAAGGTGCTCCAGGCCTCGGGACTGATGCCCACAAGGCTGTCCCCAGCCTGAGCTCTGGTcacaccccccaacccccacctgtGATCTCTCActgcccctctccttcccctccaggCTCCACCAGCAGCTCCCTGACGCTCACACCACTCCCAGCACCTACCCACAGGCTGCTTCCTTGCCAGGACTGCGCTTTCCCCAACCACAATCCTTCAGCTCCGGCTTCTCCTCCGGGATCCTCCCTGGCCTGGGTGCCTTTCCTGTGCATGCTCATGGCCCTGGACAGGCTTCCACTCAacctacttttttatttttttgagacagggtctcactctgctgcccaggctggagtgcaatggtacctttatagctcactgcagcctccacctcctgggctcaagtgatcatctcacatcagcctcccgagtagctgggactacaggcatgtgccaccatgacgggctaaaaaaaaatttaggtcgagacaaggtctcactatgttgtccaggctgatcttgaactcctgagctcaagcaatctacctgccttggcctcccaaattgctgggattacaattatgagccactgcacccggcccattcaGCTTTTACATCTCATgtgaccatcttttttttttttttaagatggagtctcgctctgttgtccaggctgcagtgcaacggcatgatctcagctccctgcaacctctgcctcccaggttcaagcaattctcctgcctcagcctcccaagtagctaggactacaggcatgtgtgtcaccacacctggttaatttttgtatttttagtagagatggggtttcaccatgttggccaggctggtctcgaactcctgacctcaagtgatccacctgcctcagcctcccaaagtactgggattacaggcgtgagccaccgtgcccagcccatcctGTTTGTTAATGTGTCCTTGGCACTAGCGGTTAAGTTCCTTCGTGGCTGGGGCCATGCCACATGCAATTTATCTTGGTATcccaaatgcctggcacatagtaggtgcacaataaatgctgaatgaatgaatgatggcaTCTCAAAGACACTCTACCGTTAGCTCCTGGGAGCGGGCTGTGTGGATTCCCTGGGGAGAGAAGATAACCAGATGGCTGCAGGAAGAAAACTTAGGAGGGATgcctgggattcaaatccagacatCTACATGTTAAAACCTACACTTCACACACGAACAAATACACATGCAGACATGTACACACAGACGAATACTTGTGTATCCACGTGCACACACACTCCTCTCTCAAGTCTGGAATCTGGGCGGTCCCTGGGGAGCCGCCCTCATGCACTGGGCCTCTCTGACTCCGACTCCGCCGTGTCCCAGCCCGAGTTCTTCTGCAGCTGGCGGAAAAGCAGCTGCCGCTGGAGGCTCCTCAGGCTCTCCAGGTCCTCGGGGGAGAGTGGCAGAGCCGGCTTCCCTGGgtcctgctcctcttcctcctcttcctccatttCCGTGAGTCCGTCGGGGGGCTGCGGGGAGCTCCTGGAGATGTAGCCCTGGTCAGACTGCACTGACCGCCGCTGCTCCTCCTCGTAGGGCGTGTGTGGGTCTTTGAGGACCATGGCGGGTCCACTGCAGCCCCCCTGGGCCTGGCAGCTCAGACTCTGCTGGAAGAGCGAGAGCATCAAGCCTTCGAAGTGCTCCCTCATGTCCTCTGGAAGGTGGTCAGGAGACGCCATGGGGGTGCTGCCAAGGGGCGAATCCTCGGGGTCCACAGGGAGGAAGAGGACGCTATTTCGCCCAGCGCCCGGGCTGCCCAGCAGCGGGCAGGCCTCGCCCTCCCCCGCCAGTGCCAACCGGATAGCGGCACCGTCAGCCAAGGGCCCAGGCTCCACCGCGGCCACCAGGGCGCCCTCCTCCGCGGGGAGCACCAGGGTGTGGAGGGGCTGCGGCGCTGGCTGACCCCGGGGCTGCAGGTGAGGTTCCAGCTTTGCCACTGctgctcctccttcctccccgACCAGGAGGTCTATGGCCAGGCAGGCCTGGGAGCCAGGCTCGCGCACCAGGGGCGCCCGCTTCATGATGCCGGTTCCCGGAGGCAGCAGTGGCTCCTCAAACACCTCTTCCTCCAGGGACGGGGCATCCTGGTCATCGGCTGAGTAGAGGTTCTCACGCTCGAACCAGTCGGGGCAGCGGGCCTGCCAGTCCCGGAACCGGTCCAGGGCGGCGCGGAGCTGCCTGCCGCCCGGGCTCCGTAGGTAGTTGTCTCCCGACAGCTCCCCCACGCGGTGCATGCGGCCCGGCTGGAACATCTCCAGGTCCTGGATGCGGAAGTACACCTCCTCGAACCTGTCCATGAGCGGGTACCGCGGCGCCGCGCCGAACAGGTCGGGGACGTCGCCATCACCGCTGACCTCGCTGAAGTAGCAGACTACGTAGGTGCCGAAGCAGGCTGGTCTCTTGAAGTCCGGGAGGATCATGTTCATGGCTGCGGTGAACAAGTCCCCCACGGGCTTCCCGTGGTCACAGCGCAGCCGCACAGGCGCTCCCCGGCCCAGGAGCGCCTGCCACTTGGCGCGCGTGCCGCGGGAGCACAGGATGATGATCTTAGAGTTGCTCTCCACCATCTCCTGCTTCTGGCGGCCCACCCAGGTCATGACTCCCGCCTCCGAGATGGCCTGCTCTTCCAGCAGGTCCAGGGCCACTTCTGTGCCGCAGGCGGTGAGCAGGAACTGGGCGAATTTCAGGACCACGTCCACGTAGAGGGGGTGGTCGGCTGAGTAGATGATCCAGACCTTCCTGGGCTTCAGCGGTGGGGGGGTCAGGTCAGCCGCAGGCAGGCCATCTAAGGAAAAAAGACCACACGTGCTGACCCTCACCCCAGGGCCCAGGGCAGCTCTGTGCCTGTCAGCCCAGGAGGGGCCTGGACCAGGACACAGAGCTTGGCCACCTCCCTAGGCTGAGAAACCCAACTGAAGCCTGTTGGAAAAACCCAGATGTTACTATTCCACCTTTGGCTGCCTGGAAAAAATCAGTCTGCTGCCTTGTGGGAAAAAGAATCTCTCACGTTCCTTTCTGGTCTTTAGCCTATACtcaaatcaagaaaagaaaaagaggcaccAAGCTCTGTTGGTCTGCTCCAGAGAGGATCTCTTTTCACAAAATACGATGCACTTACCTTTCTTTCCTTGTCTGATTCAAAAAAATGGCACCCAGCCCTTGTTATTGGGGGTCCTTGTGAGTGGGGTATTGGAAGGGGGTTCTTAAGGTGGGGTCTCCTGAAGGGACTCAGGAGTTAGACCACAGGAGGCAACCCACACACTTATCCCAGGAGAACCCTccactgctttaaaaataagcaaacaggcAAACCAGGAGATACTGACCGGTGTATTTGATGTCATTactgcatttttcatttccaggccctggaaagga harbors:
- the IL17RA gene encoding interleukin-17 receptor A — encoded protein: MGAERSPPPAVPGPPLGLLLLLLGVLAPGGASLRLLDHPALVCSQPGLNCTVKNSTCLDDSWIHPRNLTPSSPKDLQIQLRFAHTRQGDLFPVAHIEWTLQTDASILYLEGAELSVLQLNTNERLCVKFEFLSKLRHHHKRWRFTFSHFVVDPDQEYEVTVHHLPKPIPDGDPNHQSKNFLVPDCEHTRMKLTTPCMSSGSLWNPNITVETLEAQQLRVGFTLWNESTHYQILLTSFPHMENHSCFEHMYHVPAPKPEDFHQRSNVTLTLHNLKGCCRHQVQIQPFFSSCLNDCLRHSVTVSCPEMPDIPEPIPDYMPLWLYWFITGISVLLVGSAILLIVCMTWRLAGPGNEKCSNDIKYTDGLPAADLTPPPLKPRKVWIIYSADHPLYVDVVLKFAQFLLTACGTEVALDLLEEQAISEAGVMTWVGRQKQEMVESNSKIIILCSRGTRAKWQALLGRGAPVRLRCDHGKPVGDLFTAAMNMILPDFKRPACFGTYVVCYFSEVSGDGDVPDLFGAAPRYPLMDRFEEVYFRIQDLEMFQPGRMHRVGELSGDNYLRSPGGRQLRAALDRFRDWQARCPDWFERENLYSADDQDAPSLEEEVFEEPLLPPGTGIMKRAPLVREPGSQACLAIDLLVGEEGGAAVAKLEPHLQPRGQPAPQPLHTLVLPAEEGALVAAVEPGPLADGAAIRLALAGEGEACPLLGSPGAGRNSVLFLPVDPEDSPLGSTPMASPDHLPEDMREHFEGLMLSLFQQSLSCQAQGGCSGPAMVLKDPHTPYEEEQRRSVQSDQGYISRSSPQPPDGLTEMEEEEEEEQDPGKPALPLSPEDLESLRSLQRQLLFRQLQKNSGWDTAESESERPSA